In the Lactobacillus paragasseri genome, TTGGCATATGCTATTTCTAGTAGGAATCATTCCAGTAGTTTTAACAATTTTTATTAGAAAGCATGTTCATGAAAGTGAACAATTTCTTGAGGCTAAAGCGAGTGAAAAGAATTCATTATTGTCAGATGTAGCTAAAAAGATGTTCTCTACGCCTCGTCTTGCTTGGCAAACACTGGGTTTGATGATTATGATGACTGTTCAAATTGCTGGCTACTTTGGCTTAATGAACTGGTTACCAACAATTGTTCAAAAGCAATTAAACTTAAATGTTTCAAATTCTAGTCTTTGGATGATTGCAACTATCATTGGGATGAGTATCGGAATGATGACCTTTGGTTCAATTTTTGACTACTTTGGTCCTAGAAGAGCCTTTGCAATTTTCTTAATTGGTTCTGCCTTGATGGTATATACTTTGAGCTTAGCTCAAAATATGGCTACTCTTTTAGTAATTGGTGCGGTTGTCGGCTTTTTCTCAAACGGGATGTTTGGCGGTTACGGTGCTGTGATCAGTAGATTGTACCCAACTGAGATTAGATCAAGTGCCAACAACATTATTGTTAATGTGGGTAGAGCAATTGGTGGTTTTTCATCAGTAGTAATCGGTATTTTAATGGATAGATATAATCTTGGTGTAGTAATGGGCTTTTTATCAGCCTTATACATTATTAGCTTCATTGTGATGATTACTTTACCAGGTTTAAGGGATTTATCAAAAGTAACAAAATAGTATAGCTTTTAGCAATAGTAAACTAGTGAGAATAAATATTTTTCAATTAATAATTGTCCTTGTATACTAGAGAAAAGTAAGTGTGAGAGGAAAGATTATGAAGAAGAGAAAAATTTATCTTGCTAGTTTTTTTGTTGCTTTATTTTTATTGGTTTTAACGGGATGTAGTCAAAAGTCGCAGGAAATTCCAACAAAAAAGGTTACAGTTTCATTGAGTAATACTAAAACAATTCCTACCTTTTTCTTCCACGGTTGGGGCTCCAGTGTAAATGCCGAAAAGCATATGGCAAATGCGGCTAAAAAGGCCGGTGCGACTAATACCATTGTTCAAGCTGACGTAAGTAAAAATGGTACTGTTAAGTTGAACGGAACTATTCCCAAAAGTGCCAAGAACCCAATTATTGAAGTTAATTTAGAAGATAATCAAAGTGGTAAGACGTCCTATGTGAAAGACGTGATTACTGCCGTTTCAAATAAATATCACTACGCTAAAATCAATTTAGTTGGACATTCGATGGGAAATTTGCAGATTGCTAATTATATTAATGAGAACTACAACAATAAAAAATTACCACAGATTAATAAAGTAGTTTCAATTGCTGGACATTACGATGGCTATTTAGGCGAAGAAGCCGGACAAAAAGCCAAGATCAAGAATAAAGAAACAGGGCAACCAGACATTTACAGTGATGGATTTAAGAAATTGTTGCCTTTGCGTAAACATTATCCAAAGCAGATCGAAGTTTTGAATATTTATGGTAATAAGAAAGATGGCTCGAATTCGGACGGTTCAGTTTCTGTAGCTTCTGCTCAAAGTTATAAATATTTAATTAATGGACGTGCAAAATCATATCGAGAAGTTGAAATAAAAGGAAAGAATGCGCAACACAGTAAATTGCATGAAAATAAAGAGGTTGATCGTCTTCTAATTGACTTTTTATGGAAATAAAAATAAAAAATATTGACAAATAGTCCTTGTAGATACTAATATAATTAAACGATTAGTATCTACAGGGACTATTTTTGCGAGGCAAAGCATGGAACTAAGTGAAACAGAAAAATTAAATTTTGCGATTATTCGTGGTAGTAAGGCTTATGAAGAATGGGATAGACAGCAAGGCATGCCTGCTTATTTAACGATTATCTTGTATGAATTACTATTACGCAAAAGATTGACACAAAAGGACTTAGTTTATCTAAGTGACTTACCTAAACAATCAATTAATAAAGGGATTCATCGTTTATTAGAAAAGGATTATTTGAAATTAACAATTGATCCGGATGACAATCGAGTAAAGTATTGTCAGTTGACTGAATCTGGTAAAAAATATGCCAAGGAAAAAATGACACCCTTATTTGAAATAGAAAATAAAGTAGCTCAAAAGATGGGTGCGCAAAAGATGAAACAATTGGTAGCTCTAAATGAAGAATGGAGTGAAACATTTTGGAGATTTTTAAGAAAGAAGGGAGAAAAATAAATGCAGATTTTGAAGCCGCATTTCAAAAAATATCGTAAAGAAATTATTTTGGCAGTTATCACCATTTTGGTTTCAGCTTTTGCAACCTTATGGCAACCGCGATTGTTAGAAAACATTCAAAAAGCAATTTTAGCTGATAATCATGATACTGTTTTAAGAGATGGGATTGGGTTAGTAGTACTTGGTTTATTAGCGATTATTGCCGGAATTTTTAATGTATATTATGCTGCAAAAATTGCCCAGGGAATAACTTCAGATTTACGAGAAGAAACTTATGCAAAAATTCAGAGCTTTTCATTTGGAAATATTGAGAAGTTTTCTAGTGGTTCTTTAGTAGTACGTTTAATTAACGATATGAACCAAGTTATGAATATGATGATGATCTTGTTCATGCAGCTGCTTAGAATGCCGATAATTTTGATTGGTTCATTTGTATTAAGTATTGTTACTATTCCTCATTATTGGTGGGCTCCAGTATTAATGCTTGCTTTAATGATGGGTGTTGGCTTTATTGTTATTCAAAATATGAACCAGCTGTTTGCCAAGTTTCAAAAATATATGGATAAAATTTCTACTCGTGTAAAGGAAAATTTACAGGGTGTTCGTGTAGTTAAATCTTTTAATCAAGGTGAAAATGAAATCAAGAGATTTAATAAGACTTCTGATAGTTTGAATGAGTTAAACATTAAAATTGGTTATTGGATTTCTACTATATATGCCAGCATTTATGCTAATTGCTTATTTAGTAATTGCATTAGTAGTCTTTTTAGTAGGCCGCAGTGCTAATTTAAATCCAACTGATGTAGCTGTTGTATCACCATATGTTTCTTATATTTTAACTTTGCTCTTTGCAATTTTAATTGGGGGCTTTGTGATTATGAACTTCACCCGTGGGATGGTTTCTTTGAGAAGAATTAAGGAAGTTCTTGATACTGAGCCGGATGTTCAATTTAATCCCAATGCTTCAGCTGCACCAGAAAAAGGTAGTATTGAATTCGATAATGTTTCTTTTACTTATCCAGATGGGGATAAGCCAACTCTGAAAAATATTTCCTTTAAAGTAAAGCCAGGAGAGATGGTTGGTATTGTTGGAGCAACTGGATCGGGTAAGAGTACGCTTGCTCAACTTATTCCGCGTCTTTATGATCCAACTGAAGGAATGATCAAAATTGGTGTCAAAGATTTAAAAACTATTGGTGAAAAAGCTCTTCGTAATACAGTTTCAATGGTTTTGCAAAAAGCAATTTTATTCTCTGGTACAATTGCATCTAACTTACGGCAAGGTAAAGAAGATGCAACCGATTATGAATTGAAGCGTGCTTCAGAAATTGCACAAGCGCAAGAATTTGTAGGTCAATATCCAGATGAATTCGATCATGAGGTTGAAGAGCGATCAGCCAATTTCTCCGGCGGTCAAAAGCAACGTTTATCTATTGCTCGCGGTGTAATCGGTCAACCACCTATTTTAATTTTGGATGATTCAACTTCAGCCTTGGATGCTAAATCTGAAAAATTGGTTCAAGAGGCTCTAGAACATGATCTAAAGGATACTACAACAGTAATTATTGCTGAAAAAATTGTGTCAGTAATGAATGCTGATAAAATTTTAGTTTTAGATGATGGAAAACTCGTCGCTGAAGGGACTCATGAAGAGCTATTAAAGACTTCTCCAATTTATCAAGATATTTATCGCACACAAAAAGCTAAAGAAAAGAGAGGCGAGATTGATGAGTAATACTAAAAAAGCCTTGAAATATTTTGCTAAGTATCTGAAGAATTACTGGAAAGGAGTTACGGTAGTTGTAGTCCTTTCCTTGGTTTCGACTTTAAGTCAAGTTTTAGGACCGCTTTTCCTGGGAAATGCTGTTCAAGAATTGACTAAAGCTGTCAGCAAAGTAGCTAGTCGCAGTCATGATTTAAGTAGTTTTTATCAGTCTCTTGGCTCAATGGTCAGCGTTTATGCAGCAGGAATTGTTGCTTCGTTCATTGCTTGGATGGTAATGTCTAAATTTACTGCGAACGCTACAAATGACATGAGAGAGAACTTATTTGCCAAGTTTCAGAGGATGCTAATTCGTTATTTCGATACTCATCAAGATGGAAAGTTATTATCTTTGTTTAATTCAGATTTAGATAATATTTTTAACGCCTTAAATAATGCAATTTTTGAAATTATTTCTCAAGGTGCATTATTAATCGGAACAATTATTATGATGTTTATTGTTAATCCAGTGATGGCTTGGTTTACAATAGCTACAACCCCGTTTATTTTGATAATTAGTTTAGTCATTATGAAAAAGGCACGGATTTATTTAGACAAGCAGCAAGATAAAATCAGTGACCTTAACGGATATGTTAATGAACAGATTAATGGTGAAAAAGTTATTATTACTAATGGCTTACAAAAAGAATCTGTTCAAAACTTTAAAAAATATAATAACGATGTTCGTAGCGCTATGTTTAAGGGGCAATTTTATTCTGGAATGCTTTTCCCATTATTACAAGGAATTTCTTTATTGAACTTAGCTATTGTAATTGGTGGAGGTGCATGGCTAATTGTTAGCGGTCAGGTAAGTGGAGCAGTGGGTTTAGGATTAATTGTTGCTTTTGTTGAATATTCGCAAACATATTTCCAGCCTTTAACTCAATTAACTTCTATTTATTCTATGACTCAACTTGCTTTAACCGGTGCAAGAAGATTGGCTACTGTTGAAGAGCAAGATGAAGAAGATACTGTGCCAAATGGCAAAGTTTTACAAGGAATTGAAAAAGGCGTTAAGCTTGAAAATGTGCATTTTGGTTATAACGCTGATAAAGAAATTTTGCATGGTGTTTCAATTGACGTTGATAAGGGGAAATCTGTTGCCGTAGTTGGTCCAACTGGATCAGGGAAAACAACTATTATGAACTTGATTAATCGCTTCTACGATGTTAATAGTGGAAAAGTAACCTTTGATGGCGTTGATGTGCGTGATATTACGCTTGAATCTTTAAGAAATAATGTAGGTATTGTTTTACAAGATTCAGTACTGTTTACTGGAACAGTTGAAGAGAATATTAAGTATGGTAAGCCAACTGCAAGTCGAGAAGAAGTAATTGCAGCAGCAAAAGAAGCGAATATTCATGACTTTATCATGACGCTTCCTGAAGGTTATGATACTCAAGTTTCGGAAGAAAATTCGGTCTTTTCTACTGGCCAGAAACAATTAATTTCGATTGCTAGAACTATTTTGACTGATCCAGAATTTTTGATTTTAGATGAGGCCACTTCTAATGTTGATACAGTTACTGAGTCTAAAATTCAAAAGGCAATGGATGCTGTTATTGCAGGCAGAACGAGCTTTGTTATTGCTCACCGTTTGAAGACAATTCTAAATTCAGATAAAATAGTAGTATTGAAAGACGGAAATGTCATCGAAGAAGGAAACCACGACGAGCTGATTAAGAAGCGTGGATTTTACTACGGACTATATACTAACCAAATGGCATTTGAATAATTTAGAGGGATCTTTTCCCTCTAATTTTAGTTAGGGGGGAAACAAAAAAGTGAAAAGAAAGCTACGAATTTTTTCTTTATTTACTGTTTTATTGAGCGTTTTTCTACTATCAGCATGTCAAAAAAATACGCGGAATGTATATCAAGAAGTCAAAAAAAGCAATGAAATTACCTGGGGCGTTAAAGCTGATACCCGTTTATTCGGTTTAATGAGCATTAAAACTGGAAAGATTGAAGGCTTTGAGGTTGATTTAGCCAATGCATTGACCAAAGAAATGCTGGGAAAAAATGCTAAAGCCAGCTTTGTACAAACTACTGCTAAAACCAAAATTCCGCTGTTAAAGAATGGAAATATTGATGCAGTTTTAGCTGCAATGACAATTACACCAGAGCGTAAAAAACAAATTGATTTTAGTAATCCATACTTTTATGCTGGTCAATCTTTGCTAGTTAAGGAAGATTCATCAATTAGAAATGTTCAAGATTTAAATGGGAAAATAGCATTAGCTGTTAAAGGTACAACAGCTGTCGCTAATGTTAAAAAATTTGCTCCCAAAGCAAAGGTATTAGAATTTGACGATTATGGTCAAGCATTTACTGCACTAAAGGCAGGTCAAGGGCAAGCGATGACAACTGATAATGGTTTACTTGCCGGAATTGCTACTGAAAATAAAGGCTATAAGCTTGTTGGTGGTACATACACAAATGAACCATACGGTATTGCCGTGAATAAGGGACAGAAGCAAATGAAGAATGCAATTAATCGTGCTCTAAATAAATTAAAAAAAGATGGGACGTATAATGCCTTAGTAAAGAAGTGGTTTAGCGGTATTCCAGGCTTTAATATTAAAGAGGCTGAAGGTGAAAAATAAATTTTTTACTTGCCTTTTTTGAAAAAATATTATTAAATGTAATCAACATTTAAATTTAAAAAGCGATGAAAAGAAAAGTAAATAATTTATTTCTTTTAGTGAGTTAACGGTAGTGGAAAAGTTAGCAGACCCTGGATTATTGAAAGACACTTTTACAATGCTGCTGGCTGAAATCTTTAATGAGAGTAAGTTTAGCCGTAAGCGGTACGTTATCTAGCCGCTGGAGCATGTTTGTGCTCTAGTCAAGTTGGTCTTTAAGTAGACAATTTAGGTGGTACCGCGGAAAAAAGCCTTTCGTCCTGAGAAATCTAGGAGCGAGGGGCTTTTTTCTTTACTCCAAATTAAAAAAGGAGTTATGTCTGAGTAAGCAATAGCTAAGCTATATTAAAGTTAATTTTAATAATTTTAGAGTAGAATGAAAAGTGAGTAAAAAA is a window encoding:
- a CDS encoding alpha/beta hydrolase, with the protein product MKKRKIYLASFFVALFLLVLTGCSQKSQEIPTKKVTVSLSNTKTIPTFFFHGWGSSVNAEKHMANAAKKAGATNTIVQADVSKNGTVKLNGTIPKSAKNPIIEVNLEDNQSGKTSYVKDVITAVSNKYHYAKINLVGHSMGNLQIANYINENYNNKKLPQINKVVSIAGHYDGYLGEEAGQKAKIKNKETGQPDIYSDGFKKLLPLRKHYPKQIEVLNIYGNKKDGSNSDGSVSVASAQSYKYLINGRAKSYREVEIKGKNAQHSKLHENKEVDRLLIDFLWK
- a CDS encoding transporter substrate-binding domain-containing protein, whose amino-acid sequence is MKRKLRIFSLFTVLLSVFLLSACQKNTRNVYQEVKKSNEITWGVKADTRLFGLMSIKTGKIEGFEVDLANALTKEMLGKNAKASFVQTTAKTKIPLLKNGNIDAVLAAMTITPERKKQIDFSNPYFYAGQSLLVKEDSSIRNVQDLNGKIALAVKGTTAVANVKKFAPKAKVLEFDDYGQAFTALKAGQGQAMTTDNGLLAGIATENKGYKLVGGTYTNEPYGIAVNKGQKQMKNAINRALNKLKKDGTYNALVKKWFSGIPGFNIKEAEGEK
- a CDS encoding ABC transporter ATP-binding protein translates to MSNTKKALKYFAKYLKNYWKGVTVVVVLSLVSTLSQVLGPLFLGNAVQELTKAVSKVASRSHDLSSFYQSLGSMVSVYAAGIVASFIAWMVMSKFTANATNDMRENLFAKFQRMLIRYFDTHQDGKLLSLFNSDLDNIFNALNNAIFEIISQGALLIGTIIMMFIVNPVMAWFTIATTPFILIISLVIMKKARIYLDKQQDKISDLNGYVNEQINGEKVIITNGLQKESVQNFKKYNNDVRSAMFKGQFYSGMLFPLLQGISLLNLAIVIGGGAWLIVSGQVSGAVGLGLIVAFVEYSQTYFQPLTQLTSIYSMTQLALTGARRLATVEEQDEEDTVPNGKVLQGIEKGVKLENVHFGYNADKEILHGVSIDVDKGKSVAVVGPTGSGKTTIMNLINRFYDVNSGKVTFDGVDVRDITLESLRNNVGIVLQDSVLFTGTVEENIKYGKPTASREEVIAAAKEANIHDFIMTLPEGYDTQVSEENSVFSTGQKQLISIARTILTDPEFLILDEATSNVDTVTESKIQKAMDAVIAGRTSFVIAHRLKTILNSDKIVVLKDGNVIEEGNHDELIKKRGFYYGLYTNQMAFE
- a CDS encoding MarR family winged helix-turn-helix transcriptional regulator, which translates into the protein MELSETEKLNFAIIRGSKAYEEWDRQQGMPAYLTIILYELLLRKRLTQKDLVYLSDLPKQSINKGIHRLLEKDYLKLTIDPDDNRVKYCQLTESGKKYAKEKMTPLFEIENKVAQKMGAQKMKQLVALNEEWSETFWRFLRKKGEK
- a CDS encoding MFS transporter, which produces MDTMVKHRHSLSKNQKWVIASTSSGFALENMDVLFLSFAMSSMIADLHLSGGAAGFISTITNLGMLVGGIAFGILGDKIGRVKTFSHTVIIFAIATALMAFANNIYMIYGLRFLAGIGAGGEYGVGIALIAENFHKEQIGKMTSVAAIGGQIGAILAALIAAWIIPTAGWHMLFLVGIIPVVLTIFIRKHVHESEQFLEAKASEKNSLLSDVAKKMFSTPRLAWQTLGLMIMMTVQIAGYFGLMNWLPTIVQKQLNLNVSNSSLWMIATIIGMSIGMMTFGSIFDYFGPRRAFAIFLIGSALMVYTLSLAQNMATLLVIGAVVGFFSNGMFGGYGAVISRLYPTEIRSSANNIIVNVGRAIGGFSSVVIGILMDRYNLGVVMGFLSALYIISFIVMITLPGLRDLSKVTK